A stretch of the Medicago truncatula cultivar Jemalong A17 chromosome 5, MtrunA17r5.0-ANR, whole genome shotgun sequence genome encodes the following:
- the LOC11414771 gene encoding protein UXT homolog translates to MDNLRQQKIQKYEEFVDKRLKPDLLHVTAQRDKVFEQQKIFADLRSNIENIEKNSVTSLRTMVNLGSEVYMQAEVPSTQHIFVDIGMGFHVEFTWSEALNFIEKREEKIARQIEEYTKLIASIKAQIKLVCEGIRELLDLPAEKPLPERRF, encoded by the exons ATGGACAATTTACGTCagcaaaaaattcaaaagtatGAAGAATTTGTTGATAAACGCTTGAAACCTGATCTTCTTCATGTTACCGCTCAGAG GGACAAGGTCTTTGAacaacagaaaatttt TGCTGATTTGCGAAGTAACATTGAAAACATAGAGAAGAATAGTGTTACCAGTCTGAGAACTATGGTCAATCTTGGCTCTGAGGTGTACATGCAAGCAGAAGT GCCCAGTACACAACACATATTTGTGGATATAGGCATGGGATTCCATGTGGAGTTTACTTGGTCTGAAGCTTTAAACTTCATAGAGAAAAGGGAAGAAAAGATCGCcag GCAGATAGAGGAGTACACCAAACTAATTGCTTCAATCAAAGCCCAAATTAAACTG GTTTGTGAAGGCATTAGAGAATTACTTGATCTTCCAGCTGAGAAACCCTTACCAGAACGGAGATTTTGA
- the LOC11416088 gene encoding pectin acetylesterase 8: protein MESTKLGQWLKLNLLVILLVLLKAEADFVPTTIVQNAVAKGAVCLDGSPPAYNFDKGYGKGSNSWLVHMEGGGWCHNVTNCLGRMTTRLGSSKQMNKTLAFSGILNDKKQFNPDFYNWNRIKIRYCDGSSFTGDVEAVDPVTKLHFRGARIFEAVMEELLAKGMKKAQNAILSGCSAGGLTSLLHCDRFRALLPKGSNVKCISDAGYFINAKDISGAPHFEEYFNQIVTLHGSVKNLPGSCTSKLKPELCFFPQNFVSQITTPIFVVNSPIDSYQIKNILAPDADDWKNCKLDITKCTPAQLNQVQGFRKEFLRALAPIGNSSSVGTFIDSCYLHCQTELQEFWLFNGSPLLANTTIAKSVADWFYDRRPFHQIDCPYPCNPTCHTHVNQDAEL from the exons ATGGAGAGCACAAAATTAGGCCAATGGTTAAAGTTAAACCTTCTGGTGATTTTACTGGTATTGCTGAAGGCAGAAGCTGATTTTGTACCAACCACTATTGTCCAAAATGCTGTAGCAAAAGGAGCCG TTTGTTTGGATGGTAGTCCACCAGCTTACAATTTTGATAAGGGCTATGGAAAAGGAAGCAACAGTTGGTTGGTTCATATGGAG GGAGGGGGATGGTGCCACAATGTCACTAATTGTCTAGGTCGTATGACGACTCGTTTAGGTTCATCTAAGCAAATGAATAAGACACTTGCATTTTCAGGAATTTTAAATGACAAGAAACAGTTTAATCCAG ATTTTTACAATTGGAACAGAATCAAGATTAGATATTGTGATGGTTCATCTTTTACTGGTGATGTGGAAGCAGTCGATCCA GTAACTAAGTTGCATTTTAGAGGAGCAAGAATTTTTGAAGCTGTCATGGAGGAATTACTAGCAAAAGGAATGAAAAAGGCTCAAAAT GCTATTCTCTCAGGATGTTCAGCTGGAGGATTGACCTCATTACTGCATTGTGATCGCTTTCGAGCTCTTTTACCGAAAGGATCTAACGTGAAATGCATCTCAGATGCTGGTTACTTTATCAATGC AAAAGATATATCTGGAGCACCGCATTTTGAAGAGTACTTCAATCAAATTGTTACCTTACAT GGTTCTGTAAAAAATTTGCCTGGATCATGCACTTCAAAACTCAAACCAGAGCTG TGCTTTTTCCCTCAAAATTTTGTATCACAAATCACTACACCGATCTTCGTTGTAAATTCGCCAATCGACTCTTATCAG ATTAAGAACATTTTGGCACCAGATGCcgatgattggaagaattgcaAGCTAGATATAACTAAATGCACTCCTGCTCAACTAAATCAAGTGCAAG GATTTAGGAAAGAATTCCTAAGGGCTTTGGCTCCTATAGGAAACTCTTCATCTGTAGGAACGTTCATAGACTCTTGCTATCTCCACTGCCAAACCGAATTGCAGGAATTCTGGTTGTTTAATGGCTCTCCATTGTTGGCCAACACA ACCATTGCAAAATCTGTAGCAGACTGGTTTTATGACAGAAGGCCTTTCCATCAGATAGATTGTCCTTACCCTTGCAATCCAACATGTCACACCCACGTTAATCAAGATGCAGAACTATAG